A portion of the Toxoplasma gondii ME49 chromosome VIIb, whole genome shotgun sequence genome contains these proteins:
- a CDS encoding iron donor protein CyaY protein (encoded by transcript TGME49_262810~Signal peptide predicted by SignalP 2.0 HMM (probability 0.833) with cleavage site probability 0.330 at residue 115), whose product MQTSYAGTKILWRTRLVSSLSLLFENPEIALPSATFPVSSLCHSSSACSPPSVASSACSPPSFASSACSPPSFASFSCSPRSFASFSCSSPCSTRFACSSFSSSFAVFASCGASASVSPPLSGAKNGRFFRARNVSSGVSGGKPADPRRGEAETEGAEGVAAASNGARESTAEDALSPSKDADYQRAADALLKTLFQQVEADEWDGVEDIDYREGVLQITCRGGRTLVINKHYATKQIWYASPISGGDYFDYSANSSSGCPASWRSARSGRTLGEVLSTELRQLARK is encoded by the exons ATGCAGACGAGCTACGCAGGGACGAAGATTCTGTGGAGGACGCGGcttgtctcgtctctctctctgttgtttgAAAATCCTGAAAtcgctctcccttctgctactttccctgtctcctctctctgtcactcttcctctgcttgcTCGCCTCcctccgtcgcttcctctgcttgctcgcctccctccttcgcttcctctgcttgctcgcctccctccttcgcttcgttttcctgctctcctcgctccttcgcttcgttttcctgctcttctccctgttccACTAGGTTTgcttgctcttctttctcttcctccttcgccgtcttcgcttcctgcggtgcgtctgcctctgtttcCCCGCCTTTGTCTGGAGCGAAGAATGGACGCTTTTTTCGCGCGCGGAATGTCTCGAGTGGTGTTTCCGGAGGGAAGCCGGCGGACCCCCGccggggagaagcagagactgaGGGCGCTGAAGGAGTTGCAGCCGCCTCGAACGGCGCCAGGGAAAGCACTGCGGAAGACGCGCTTTCTCCCTCGAAAGACGCCGACTACCAAAGGGCAGCGGACGCACTCCTAAAGACGCTTTTTCAGCAAGTGGAGGCGGACGAGTGGGATGGCGTTGAAGACATTGACTACAGG GAGGGTGTACTGCAGATAACCTGTCGTGGAGGACGGACCCTCGTGATAAACAAGCATTACGCGACGAAACAAATCTGGTATGCTTCTCCCATCAG CGGCGGCGACTACTTCGACTACTCAGCAAATTCTTCTTCAGGGTGCCCCGCATCATGGCGCTCGGCGCGGTCCGGTCGAACGCTTGGCGAGGTGCTCTCGACAGAACTCCGGCAGCTAGCGAGGAAATGA
- a CDS encoding hypothetical protein (encoded by transcript TGME49_262800) — protein sequence MEVDVLQSAALNVPLRGKDNETTDVILRGVVEVFPQTAEMKRLLAKRLELEQQQREEEEERRRLELKEEMERQKREEDLKKLKQQRKKQRDIEERKRMEEEMKNREDDNLSRVLQMCLENETPAETSFSGLAFTQVQIRVLVNDTLRSLNVENCSFTCRGDEQSGVVELAKGLRLNKGLRNLNLRNNQIDDVSMHRVKTQECDEGMEGGDALIDALSANRTLTQLDVSFNDLSIELLRELHELLNRNQALFIQVKKHEKREREDMRHEEELMRIYLMHVEARRIMVEGAERRRIAREKAYEDRKAMMSRKKKGKGKKKK from the exons ATGGAGGTCGACGTGCTGCAGTCGGCAGCTCTAAATGTCCCTCTTCGCGGAAAAGACAATGAAACGACAGACGTCATTCTTCGGGGCGTCGTGGAAGTCTTTCCCCAGACTGCCGAGATGAAACGCCTTCTCGCCAAGAGACTCGAACTG GAGCAACAACagcgcgaggaggaagaagagcgccgTAGACTGGAACTAAAAGAAGAGATGGAACgacagaagcgcgaggaagacttgaagaagttgaagcagcagaggaagaaacagagagacatcgaagagaggaagcgaatgGAGGAGGAAATGAAGAACAGGGAGGACGACAACCTCTCCCGAGTCCTTCAGATGTGCCTGGAAAACGAGACTCCGGCAGAAACTTCTTTCAGTGGACTCGCTTTTACTCAGGTCCAAATCCGCGTCCTC GTCAACGACACTCTTCGCTCTTTGAATGTGGAGAATTGCAGTTTCACCTGTCGCGGTGATGAGCAGAGCGGCGTCGTCGAGCTCGCGAAGGGGCTGAGGCTCAACAAAGGCCTACGGAATCTGAACTTGCGAAACAATCAGATTGACGATGTGAGCATGCACAGAGTGAAAACGCAGGAATGCGACGAAGGCATG GAAGGTGGGGACGCTCTCATTGACGCCCTGAGTGCGAACAGAACGCTCACCCAGCTTGACGTGTCGTTCAACGATTTGA GCATTGAGTTACTTCGTGAGCTCCACGAGCTCCTCAACCGAAACCAGGCGTTGTTTATTCAAGTGAAAAAGcacgaaaaacgcgagagggaagacatGCGCCACGAAGAGGAGCTGATGCGGATCTATCTCATGCATGTCGAGGCTCGGAG GATCATGGTGGAAGGTGCGGAGCGCCGCAGAATTGCCCGAGAAAAG GCCTACGAAGATCGCAAGGCGATGATGagtcggaagaagaaaggcaagggaaaaaagaaaaagtaG